A single genomic interval of Candidatus Bathyarchaeum sp. harbors:
- a CDS encoding PadR family transcriptional regulator translates to MLKGMLKMCMLKIISRETVSGYQIIKRVGTLTGKKPSTGSVYPLLKSMQDKGWIVGKKEGNKTLYSITAQGNEIIQKHDKLKENITQKVRESILLAHNTFEDFTVALSKDFHLTFIDNLDLLSPLISEISALKADGVTPEKMKKVISKAKDELHKLKK, encoded by the coding sequence GTGCTGAAAGGAATGCTCAAGATGTGTATGCTAAAAATTATTTCCAGAGAGACCGTTAGTGGATATCAGATAATCAAAAGAGTAGGGACGTTAACTGGTAAAAAACCCAGCACAGGGTCGGTTTACCCTTTGCTAAAATCTATGCAAGATAAAGGGTGGATAGTTGGAAAAAAAGAGGGAAACAAAACCCTGTATAGTATCACTGCTCAAGGAAACGAAATAATACAAAAACACGACAAACTAAAAGAAAACATTACTCAGAAAGTCCGCGAATCCATTCTGCTAGCTCATAACACCTTTGAAGACTTCACAGTAGCGTTATCAAAAGACTTCCACCTTACCTTCATTGACAACTTGGACCTTTTGAGTCCTCTCATCAGTGAAATTTCCGCCCTTAAGGCAGATGGAGTAACTCCTGAAAAAATGAAAAAAGTCATCTCCAAAGCAAAAGACGAGTTGCACAAACTAAAAAAATGA
- a CDS encoding class I SAM-dependent methyltransferase, protein MSLINWEELWKIKILGSYRNEFVNVSYWDKWAENYDKNNVLMQNLTKYQLDCLQLSSGCTVLDVGAGTGRLTIPIANCVKQVTAVEPSENMLAFLKSIAEKENVNNIVTVNRPFEDLLANEDIQPHDLVVASLSLCMLDLVTVLQKMNTLAKKYVYLFLPASEWMNQELQKIIHGNTSPISKLGDYIYVYNILHDLGILANVEIWDFAVDQHYNTLDEAVSKYVKIFNLYGKKEKLRTCLNELLVKKNGKLLLKDTRKLAIISWAKTY, encoded by the coding sequence ATGAGTTTGATAAATTGGGAAGAGTTATGGAAAATCAAAATACTTGGCAGTTACAGAAACGAGTTTGTAAATGTAAGCTATTGGGATAAATGGGCAGAAAATTATGACAAAAATAATGTGCTGATGCAGAACCTAACAAAGTATCAATTGGATTGCTTGCAGTTATCGTCTGGTTGTACTGTTTTGGATGTTGGAGCTGGCACTGGGCGGCTAACAATCCCCATAGCTAATTGTGTTAAACAAGTTACTGCTGTAGAGCCATCTGAAAACATGCTTGCATTCTTGAAATCAATTGCAGAAAAAGAAAACGTGAACAATATTGTTACTGTTAACCGCCCATTTGAAGACCTACTTGCAAATGAAGACATTCAACCACATGACCTTGTGGTAGCTTCTCTTTCTTTATGTATGCTTGACCTTGTAACCGTTTTACAAAAGATGAATACACTTGCAAAAAAATACGTATATCTTTTTTTGCCAGCTTCAGAATGGATGAACCAAGAACTGCAAAAAATTATCCACGGAAACACAAGTCCCATCAGCAAATTAGGTGACTACATCTACGTTTACAACATTCTTCACGATTTAGGAATACTTGCCAATGTTGAGATTTGGGATTTTGCAGTTGATCAACACTATAACACTTTAGATGAAGCCGTATCAAAGTACGTGAAAATCTTTAACCTGTATGGAAAAAAAGAAAAATTAAGGACATGCCTCAACGAACTTTTGGTGAAAAAAAACGGAAAACTTTTGTTAAAAGATACGCGAAAACTAGCAATTATATCCTGGGCAAAAACTTATTGA
- a CDS encoding ABC transporter substrate-binding protein yields MSALFNSKNKKIVLGIILLAVIIGGSYGVYILFLGGGPEPSEPESTEPEIISMVDATGEQVNITLPVNRIVTLTTGWTDIVCALGGADLIVARNEYSTFPSSMVEKPVVAESSRYVNVELVLEQEPDLVLADVMMSPEIINQIRDAGIPLIIGNPANISLVISMINNCGRIVNNEDKAAELVDWIDYYVNLVEDRTSTLSESEKLSVFLISRKDMLAFGPLHPCTDLISTAGGTNIVTDSSIEGITVSSEFVIEQNPDIIIKMSKLMTVPTNVTYYQSEVDAIMSQPELSEVTAIMENNVCFYNYLIIQGIRYPVSLVSFAKWMYPALFEDIDPTAVHEELIQKFFGEELTGVFVYPEDHVYVDETGEPVKVPANVERVVSLSTAWTEIICALGGEDLIVGRNEDSIFPSSMVEKPVVGESSRYVNVEMLLELEPDLVLSDKMMTMNPELISQIRDFGIPLIVANTADTSLVESMIRNLGHILDNEEKATELIDWIDFYINLVKERTSTLSSSEKPSVYVECWMNSLAWGPAGPIDDLVSMAGGVNMITNSSVEAVTVSPEFIVEHNPDFIIKMSSLSTIPTNVTFYQSEIDEIFSRTGLSSVTAVTEGNTYDYHRAIVQGIRYPVLVLYFAKWMHPALFDDIDPKMVHQELIQKFFNEKLEGVYTHPDRLIYVDETGEQVEVSLPVDRIVSLTTGWTEVVCALGGEDLIVGRGEYSIFPPSMIDKPVVSESSKFVNVELLLDVAPDLVLADTMITSSPEIISQIRSAGVPLIIANPVDTSLIASMITTIGHVVDNEQKAAELVDWIHSYVNLVEERISTLSASEKPVVYLKPRKLGWSAFGPSHPVSELMSTAGGVNMIANSSIVSTTVGLEFIVEQNPDFIIKISSLMTAPNNVTSYQNEIDELKAETVLSGVTAVTADNVHLINYLINQGIRYPVGLLCFAKCMHPDLFVDIDPAAVHQEMIQNFFGVELGGIYSYP; encoded by the coding sequence ATGAGTGCACTTTTCAATAGTAAAAACAAAAAAATTGTTTTAGGTATAATCCTTCTTGCAGTGATTATCGGCGGCTCTTATGGAGTTTATATCTTGTTCTTGGGTGGTGGACCTGAACCTTCCGAGCCTGAGTCAACAGAGCCAGAAATCATTTCAATGGTGGACGCAACCGGAGAACAAGTGAACATAACACTTCCTGTGAATCGAATTGTCACTCTTACTACTGGCTGGACCGACATTGTCTGCGCCTTGGGAGGTGCAGACTTGATTGTAGCCCGAAACGAGTATAGCACCTTTCCTTCTTCAATGGTTGAAAAGCCTGTTGTGGCTGAGAGCTCACGATACGTTAATGTCGAATTGGTGTTGGAACAAGAGCCAGATTTGGTGCTTGCTGACGTAATGATGAGCCCTGAAATCATTAATCAGATACGTGATGCCGGTATACCCTTGATCATTGGGAACCCTGCAAATATTTCGTTAGTTATTTCCATGATCAATAATTGTGGGCGCATCGTGAACAATGAAGACAAAGCCGCAGAGCTTGTTGACTGGATTGATTATTATGTGAATCTTGTTGAAGACCGTACATCCACTCTTTCGGAAAGTGAAAAACTTTCAGTTTTCCTTATATCTCGAAAAGACATGCTTGCTTTTGGTCCCTTACATCCATGCACTGACCTTATTTCTACTGCAGGGGGAACAAACATTGTCACAGATTCTTCCATAGAAGGTATTACCGTGAGTTCTGAGTTTGTTATAGAGCAAAATCCTGACATTATAATAAAAATGAGCAAGTTGATGACCGTTCCCACCAACGTAACTTATTATCAAAGTGAAGTTGATGCTATAATGAGTCAACCAGAATTAAGTGAAGTTACAGCAATCATGGAAAATAATGTATGCTTTTATAATTACTTGATTATTCAAGGAATACGTTATCCTGTTAGCTTGGTTTCCTTCGCCAAGTGGATGTATCCTGCCCTTTTTGAGGATATTGACCCCACAGCGGTGCATGAAGAGTTGATTCAAAAATTTTTTGGTGAAGAATTAACAGGTGTGTTTGTTTATCCTGAGGATCATGTATATGTGGATGAAACAGGAGAGCCAGTTAAGGTTCCTGCTAATGTAGAGCGTGTTGTCAGTCTTAGTACTGCTTGGACAGAAATTATTTGTGCCTTGGGTGGTGAAGACCTCATTGTGGGGAGAAATGAAGATAGCATTTTTCCTTCTTCGATGGTTGAAAAACCTGTTGTCGGTGAAAGTTCCCGTTATGTTAATGTTGAGATGTTGTTAGAACTGGAGCCTGATTTGGTTCTCTCTGACAAAATGATGACAATGAACCCCGAGCTTATCAGTCAAATTCGTGACTTTGGTATTCCTTTAATTGTTGCAAATACTGCAGACACTTCACTGGTTGAATCTATGATACGCAATCTTGGTCATATCTTGGACAATGAAGAGAAAGCTACTGAACTCATCGACTGGATAGATTTTTACATAAATTTGGTTAAGGAACGCACATCAACTCTTTCATCAAGTGAAAAGCCGTCTGTTTATGTTGAGTGTTGGATGAATTCTTTAGCTTGGGGTCCAGCAGGTCCAATCGATGACCTTGTTTCTATGGCTGGTGGAGTGAACATGATTACTAACTCATCTGTAGAAGCTGTTACGGTTAGTCCTGAATTTATTGTGGAACACAACCCTGATTTCATTATAAAAATGAGCAGTTTGTCAACAATTCCCACAAATGTAACCTTCTATCAAAGTGAAATAGATGAGATATTCAGTCGAACAGGGTTAAGTTCAGTGACCGCAGTTACGGAGGGTAATACATATGATTATCATCGTGCAATCGTGCAAGGAATACGTTACCCTGTTCTTGTACTGTATTTTGCCAAGTGGATGCATCCTGCCCTTTTTGATGATATTGACCCAAAAATGGTGCATCAAGAGCTAATTCAAAAATTCTTTAATGAAAAATTAGAAGGAGTCTATACCCATCCTGACCGTCTTATATACGTGGATGAAACAGGAGAACAAGTTGAAGTTTCGCTTCCTGTAGACCGTATTGTCAGTCTTACTACTGGCTGGACTGAAGTTGTTTGCGCCTTAGGTGGTGAAGATTTGATTGTGGGGAGAGGAGAATATAGTATTTTTCCACCTTCAATGATTGACAAACCTGTTGTAAGTGAAAGCTCAAAGTTTGTTAATGTTGAACTGTTGTTGGATGTGGCGCCGGATTTGGTTCTTGCTGATACCATGATAACTTCTAGTCCTGAAATTATCAGTCAAATCCGAAGTGCTGGCGTCCCCTTAATCATTGCTAACCCCGTTGACACTTCATTAATCGCATCGATGATAACTACTATTGGTCACGTCGTTGACAATGAACAGAAGGCCGCAGAGCTTGTTGACTGGATTCATTCTTATGTTAATCTGGTTGAGGAGCGAATATCAACTCTTTCAGCTTCTGAAAAACCCGTGGTGTATCTTAAGCCTCGAAAACTTGGTTGGAGTGCCTTTGGTCCAAGTCATCCCGTCAGTGAACTTATGTCTACTGCAGGGGGAGTAAATATGATTGCTAATTCTTCTATTGTTAGTACTACTGTGGGTCTTGAATTTATTGTGGAGCAAAATCCTGATTTCATCATAAAAATTAGCAGTTTGATGACCGCTCCCAACAATGTAACAAGTTATCAAAATGAAATAGACGAGTTGAAGGCAGAAACAGTGTTAAGTGGAGTAACAGCAGTTACAGCGGACAATGTGCATCTCATAAACTACTTGATTAATCAAGGGATACGTTACCCTGTTGGTTTGCTTTGTTTTGCTAAGTGCATGCATCCTGACCTTTTTGTGGATATTGACCCAGCAGCAGTGCATCAAGAAATGATTCAAAACTTCTTTGGGGTCGAACTTGGGGGAATATATTCGTATCCTTAA
- a CDS encoding P-loop NTPase, producing the protein MKVLICGKGGSGKSTISTLLAKNLLAKGYRVLVVDTDESNYGLSSQLGMEDPKPLMDQLGGKGTILNKQVTMYNAGQPIVVLDESWTIDEIPRECVTKKGNLYLMQIGKVHHFDEGCACPMGGLAKDFVSRLDLSPNDVAIIDTEAGTEHLARGVATGVDVVLMVLDPSYESVRLSEKTCAMAGEASKSVYFMLNKITDTIATRMIEQLGKSRVIAQIPFNHAIQEKGLIGEELDEKVPEIEQITDFVIQKSKEKQ; encoded by the coding sequence ATGAAAGTATTGATTTGTGGGAAAGGCGGTAGTGGAAAAAGCACAATATCTACTCTTCTGGCAAAAAACCTGCTCGCTAAGGGGTACAGGGTTCTAGTTGTCGACACGGACGAGTCAAACTATGGGTTAAGCTCTCAGCTTGGCATGGAAGATCCCAAACCACTGATGGATCAGCTTGGTGGAAAAGGGACCATACTGAATAAGCAAGTGACTATGTACAATGCTGGGCAACCAATTGTTGTACTTGATGAATCGTGGACAATAGATGAAATTCCAAGAGAATGCGTCACAAAGAAGGGCAATTTGTATCTGATGCAAATAGGAAAAGTGCATCACTTTGATGAAGGATGTGCCTGCCCCATGGGTGGATTAGCCAAAGATTTCGTGTCCAGACTGGATCTCTCACCAAATGATGTTGCAATAATAGACACTGAAGCTGGAACAGAACACCTGGCCCGCGGAGTGGCAACTGGTGTTGATGTTGTTTTGATGGTTTTGGACCCATCATATGAATCTGTTCGGCTGTCTGAAAAAACATGTGCAATGGCGGGTGAGGCAAGCAAATCAGTCTATTTTATGCTTAACAAAATCACAGATACAATCGCCACCAGAATGATAGAACAACTCGGCAAATCACGAGTAATTGCACAAATCCCATTTAACCATGCAATTCAGGAAAAAGGATTGATTGGAGAAGAACTGGATGAAAAAGTGCCTGAGATCGAGCAAATCACTGATTTTGTAATTCAAAAATCAAAAGAAAAACAGTAA
- a CDS encoding ABC transporter ATP-binding protein/permease gives MTKNSKTVSGNLFKQYSSQLRGVVLSSAFANVFRGLFNILFYLVIVQITIPIVTNEPFNFNLLTTYCFGYALIIVLYIGTSMWSQTKNYVRAYEISANLRINIGNKLRKLTLGYFKENNPEKIASGLLGQVQKAELIISRSLPDIIAAGVVPTILLAFLATLNLELAAIMLASVAVAGMFLQISRTVIANMGKKHMESINHSSFKVVEYFKNIKLLKSHDLLGNQFKSMEQAFVDLNKMTFKTETFAGIPMQIFLVCLDVGYLGMFFYSIPLYFSGTLPLQHLIAFAIIGYYFYEPVKSLGALIVELRYASISVEKIQNLLRKEEPPYDETQRLPTNNDVEFENVSFAYKQDIVLNCVNAHFPENSMTALVGLSGAGKSTMTNLIPRFWDTTSGDIKIGGLPIKKINPADLLERISMVFQDVFLFNDTIANNIRLGKQNATDEEVKNAAKLACCHDFIMKLPKGYDSVAGEGGGSLSGGEKQRISIARAILKDAPIVMLDEATASLDPENESEIQKAIESLVKNKTVIVIAHKFKSIENADNILVLGNGAIIEQGTHQQLVQLGGVYNRLWKEQQKAKGWKIQS, from the coding sequence ATGACTAAAAACTCTAAAACAGTGTCGGGTAATTTGTTTAAACAATATTCTTCCCAGTTACGGGGTGTTGTATTATCTAGCGCGTTTGCAAACGTATTCAGGGGACTCTTTAACATCCTGTTTTACTTAGTAATCGTACAGATAACTATTCCCATAGTGACAAACGAACCATTCAATTTCAATCTTTTGACAACATACTGTTTCGGATACGCTCTGATCATCGTCCTCTACATTGGAACGTCCATGTGGAGCCAAACAAAAAACTATGTCAGAGCCTATGAAATCTCAGCCAATCTAAGAATCAACATAGGAAACAAACTCAGAAAACTAACCTTAGGATACTTTAAAGAAAACAACCCTGAAAAAATAGCCTCAGGACTACTAGGTCAAGTCCAAAAAGCAGAACTAATCATCTCCCGGTCGCTGCCAGATATCATAGCCGCAGGAGTTGTTCCAACAATCCTTCTTGCATTTCTTGCCACATTAAACCTTGAACTTGCGGCAATAATGCTTGCGTCTGTGGCTGTTGCGGGAATGTTTTTGCAGATTTCACGAACGGTAATAGCAAATATGGGAAAAAAACATATGGAATCGATTAATCACTCGTCATTCAAAGTTGTTGAATACTTCAAGAACATAAAACTGCTCAAATCTCATGACTTGCTAGGAAACCAGTTCAAATCAATGGAGCAAGCCTTTGTAGACTTAAACAAGATGACTTTCAAGACAGAAACCTTTGCAGGAATCCCGATGCAAATATTCCTTGTTTGCCTTGACGTCGGATACTTGGGAATGTTCTTCTATTCAATACCTCTCTATTTTTCGGGCACTTTACCTTTGCAGCATTTAATTGCTTTTGCAATAATTGGATACTATTTCTATGAGCCCGTCAAATCTCTTGGAGCCTTAATTGTGGAACTAAGGTACGCTTCAATATCCGTAGAAAAAATCCAGAACCTACTAAGAAAAGAAGAGCCACCATATGATGAAACCCAAAGATTGCCCACAAACAATGATGTAGAATTCGAAAACGTATCCTTTGCATACAAACAAGACATCGTGCTGAACTGCGTGAATGCCCACTTCCCCGAAAACTCAATGACTGCTCTTGTGGGATTATCTGGAGCGGGCAAATCTACAATGACCAATCTGATACCCCGTTTTTGGGACACAACTTCTGGTGACATAAAAATTGGCGGGTTACCGATTAAAAAAATCAACCCTGCCGATTTGCTTGAAAGAATATCAATGGTTTTTCAAGACGTGTTTCTATTCAACGACACCATAGCGAACAACATTCGACTTGGCAAACAGAATGCAACAGACGAAGAAGTAAAAAATGCAGCAAAACTTGCTTGTTGTCATGACTTTATTATGAAACTTCCAAAAGGATACGATAGTGTTGCTGGGGAAGGTGGGGGTTCTCTTTCTGGTGGTGAAAAACAGAGAATCTCGATTGCACGAGCGATTTTGAAAGACGCTCCAATTGTTATGCTTGATGAAGCTACTGCCTCTTTAGATCCTGAGAACGAATCAGAGATTCAAAAGGCAATAGAAAGTCTGGTTAAGAACAAGACAGTGATTGTGATTGCTCACAAGTTCAAGTCCATTGAAAACGCTGATAACATATTGGTTTTAGGAAATGGCGCTATCATAGAACAGGGGACACATCAGCAGTTAGTTCAGCTTGGTGGTGTGTATAACCGATTGTGGAAAGAGCAGCAGAAAGCAAAGGGTTGGAAAATCCAATCATAA
- a CDS encoding ABC transporter ATP-binding protein/permease, whose translation MNDFVVLVKEKRGFLIAGAVFSALASILLIVPFILIFEIIKLSLLSSSIESSKITELFGFALVALLLRYVFAFLGSFCCHKTAFGLTYSIRMRLTEHIGKLPMGFWSDKGTSQVLKVVQDDVETIEEYIGHQVPDGVSAFVLPFATIIYLFTVDWRVAIFTSIPLVVVLILLRLTTKGFLTGQDRKAMTQNYHKAISKMNLGMFEFVRGMAVIKIFNITADTFQKLKNSIMDYKEIVTLWQKGVAPYRALIASVVLSGGLFILPVSLHFLQNGSIEPIAILFFMLLGTGCFAGLLKVLMVWTRMEFIKVGIKRINTILTIEQLSEPDVPLVPENYDIKLKDVVFQYEKHGPTVLSDINMTMPHGSFTAFVGPSGAGKTTLVNLIARMWDVKQGSIAIGGKTLQEIGTKGVSKIVGTVFQDVYILTDTVANNISMGKKVSRTEIEQAAKAAACHNFIMKLPKGYDTVIGDGGETHLSGGEKQRISLARVLLKNPPVILLDEATSYADAENERQMQEAFSRLMKNKTVIVIAHRLATIVNADQIYVIDKGRVVENGVHHELLQKRGLYSRMWAARVEAESWGLKEACRND comes from the coding sequence ATGAATGATTTTGTTGTTTTAGTGAAAGAGAAAAGAGGTTTCCTAATTGCTGGAGCAGTTTTTTCTGCACTGGCTTCCATACTGCTGATTGTACCCTTCATATTGATATTTGAAATCATCAAACTTTCTTTGCTTTCTTCAAGCATAGAATCGTCAAAAATTACAGAGTTGTTTGGCTTTGCACTAGTCGCTTTGCTGTTAAGGTATGTTTTTGCGTTTCTTGGGTCATTTTGTTGTCATAAAACCGCTTTTGGGTTAACATACAGTATTCGTATGCGGCTTACGGAACATATTGGAAAACTTCCAATGGGATTTTGGAGCGATAAAGGCACAAGTCAGGTGCTAAAAGTTGTACAAGATGATGTTGAAACTATAGAGGAATATATTGGTCATCAGGTTCCGGATGGCGTTTCAGCTTTTGTGCTTCCTTTCGCTACAATCATTTACCTGTTTACCGTGGACTGGAGAGTTGCAATCTTTACATCCATTCCCTTGGTTGTGGTTCTCATATTGCTTAGATTGACCACAAAAGGGTTTCTTACGGGTCAGGACAGAAAAGCGATGACTCAAAATTATCACAAGGCAATAAGCAAAATGAACTTGGGGATGTTTGAGTTTGTAAGAGGAATGGCGGTAATCAAAATTTTCAACATCACCGCCGACACGTTCCAAAAACTAAAAAACTCAATAATGGACTACAAGGAAATCGTTACTCTATGGCAAAAAGGTGTTGCTCCCTACCGTGCTTTGATTGCCTCGGTTGTTCTTTCTGGTGGATTGTTTATTCTTCCTGTGTCCCTTCATTTTCTCCAAAACGGTAGTATTGAACCTATTGCAATTTTGTTCTTCATGCTTCTTGGTACAGGTTGTTTTGCCGGTCTTTTGAAAGTCTTGATGGTTTGGACAAGAATGGAATTTATCAAAGTAGGAATAAAACGAATTAACACAATACTTACAATCGAGCAGTTATCTGAACCCGATGTGCCCCTGGTTCCTGAAAACTATGATATCAAACTAAAAGATGTGGTTTTCCAGTACGAAAAACACGGACCAACTGTTCTGTCAGACATCAATATGACGATGCCTCATGGCTCTTTCACTGCGTTTGTTGGTCCTTCAGGAGCAGGAAAAACAACTCTTGTCAACCTTATTGCTAGAATGTGGGATGTGAAACAAGGTTCAATTGCTATCGGAGGGAAAACTCTCCAAGAAATCGGAACAAAAGGCGTTTCAAAAATCGTAGGCACAGTGTTTCAGGACGTTTACATCCTGACAGACACCGTAGCAAACAACATCAGTATGGGTAAAAAAGTTTCACGAACAGAAATAGAACAAGCAGCAAAAGCTGCAGCATGCCACAATTTCATTATGAAGCTTCCAAAAGGTTATGACACCGTCATTGGTGATGGTGGTGAAACCCATTTAAGTGGTGGAGAAAAGCAGAGGATTTCTCTTGCACGGGTGCTGCTGAAGAATCCTCCTGTAATCCTTCTTGATGAAGCAACTTCTTATGCAGACGCAGAAAACGAAAGGCAAATGCAGGAAGCGTTTTCGCGGTTAATGAAAAACAAGACAGTAATTGTGATTGCTCACAGGCTTGCAACAATCGTGAATGCCGACCAAATCTATGTGATAGACAAGGGCAGGGTTGTTGAAAACGGAGTCCATCATGAACTGCTTCAGAAACGGGGACTGTATTCTAGGATGTGGGCAGCTCGTGTTGAAGCAGAAAGTTGGGGATTAAAGGAGGCGTGTAGAAATGACTAA
- a CDS encoding PadR family transcriptional regulator, translating to MIKGLLKMCMLKIISLKNVSGYQIIKKVEMLIGEKPSTGSVYPLLKSMQDQGWIVGKKEGNKTLYSITDCGKEIVQKHDKLKAHITQKVRESILLAHNTFEDFTVALSKDFHLAFINNLDLLSPLISEISRLQAESVDMDKIKEVISNAKDELQKLK from the coding sequence ATGATTAAAGGCTTACTGAAAATGTGCATGCTAAAAATAATTTCCTTGAAGAACGTTAGCGGATATCAAATAATAAAAAAAGTGGAAATGCTAATCGGTGAAAAACCCAGCACAGGGTCTGTTTATCCGTTGTTAAAATCTATGCAAGACCAAGGTTGGATAGTTGGAAAAAAGGAAGGAAACAAGACTCTGTATAGCATCACTGACTGTGGGAAAGAAATCGTTCAAAAACACGATAAATTGAAAGCGCATATTACTCAGAAAGTCCGCGAATCAATTCTACTGGCTCATAACACCTTTGAAGACTTCACAGTAGCCTTATCAAAAGACTTCCACCTTGCCTTCATTAACAACCTGGACCTTTTAAGCCCCCTCATCAGCGAAATTTCAAGACTTCAGGCAGAAAGTGTAGACATGGATAAAATCAAAGAAGTTATCTCTAACGCAAAAGACGAACTACAAAAACTGAAGTAG
- a CDS encoding MFS transporter translates to MGKTVDTNRNKQRFRVSPNFLIAMTVFIDMTGFGMVIPLIPFFASTFNVGAFWIGILTAAFCVMQFIFSPMLGLLSDNMGRKPILVASILVSSTSFILFTVADSFVLLLLSRVIAGIATEGAVAQAYIADITDTKERTKGLGRVSAAHGAGLIIGPSIGGSLSIFGFWAPGIAAVALTLLNLLFVLFFLPETVKHKQPSKKVSSLQYFYELPKNMKEMFLRPQIGLVLAIFFIQGVAHSTIPVILPLLGSTLFGFGTVEMSYLFMFIGLTEIVLQGFVIAKVAQKLGDTKLIATGTFLMTAGMLIVPLTSNFFVFMISVTMIACGIGTLLTAVRSYVSKQSTATEQGNCMGMLNSVSSIGTILGPLMGGFLFDFSGPITPFFLNVTILTVAFAFSIKIIQNTKKDREETLQNE, encoded by the coding sequence ATGGGGAAAACCGTAGACACAAACCGAAACAAGCAACGATTCAGAGTTTCTCCTAACTTTCTTATTGCCATGACAGTTTTCATAGACATGACAGGCTTTGGAATGGTGATTCCCCTTATCCCCTTTTTCGCATCAACATTCAATGTTGGAGCGTTCTGGATTGGAATACTCACCGCCGCATTTTGTGTGATGCAATTTATCTTTTCACCGATGTTAGGACTGTTATCAGACAATATGGGAAGAAAACCAATTCTCGTTGCCTCAATTCTTGTTTCTAGCACAAGCTTCATTCTTTTCACAGTGGCAGACTCTTTTGTTTTGCTTCTTCTCTCCAGAGTAATTGCGGGAATAGCAACAGAAGGAGCCGTAGCACAAGCATACATTGCAGATATAACGGATACAAAAGAAAGAACCAAAGGACTGGGCAGAGTAAGCGCCGCCCATGGAGCAGGGCTAATAATCGGACCATCCATCGGAGGCTCATTAAGCATTTTTGGTTTCTGGGCACCTGGAATCGCCGCCGTTGCATTGACCCTGTTGAATCTGCTGTTTGTTTTGTTCTTTCTACCTGAAACCGTAAAGCATAAGCAACCGAGCAAGAAAGTGAGCAGTTTACAGTACTTTTATGAGCTTCCGAAAAACATGAAAGAAATGTTTTTGCGACCCCAGATAGGGCTAGTGTTAGCGATTTTCTTCATTCAAGGAGTTGCCCATTCAACAATTCCAGTTATTTTGCCATTACTTGGTTCAACTCTTTTCGGGTTTGGAACAGTTGAAATGTCTTACCTGTTCATGTTTATCGGTTTAACAGAAATCGTGTTGCAGGGATTCGTAATCGCAAAAGTTGCACAAAAACTTGGCGACACCAAACTCATTGCAACAGGAACATTTCTAATGACTGCAGGAATGCTGATTGTACCTCTGACTTCAAACTTTTTTGTCTTTATGATTTCCGTTACTATGATAGCGTGTGGTATAGGAACCCTGTTAACGGCAGTTAGAAGTTATGTTTCCAAACAAAGCACCGCAACCGAACAAGGAAACTGCATGGGAATGCTTAACTCGGTGTCAAGCATTGGAACAATTTTGGGCCCGCTTATGGGCGGATTCCTCTTTGACTTTTCAGGACCAATCACACCATTCTTTCTAAATGTAACCATATTGACAGTAGCATTTGCCTTCAGCATCAAAATAATCCAAAACACCAAAAAAGACAGGGAGGAAACACTCCAAAATGAATAA